The Hypanus sabinus isolate sHypSab1 chromosome 2, sHypSab1.hap1, whole genome shotgun sequence DNA segment TGAGTTGGAGAAGATGGGGACAAGTATGTCAAGAGTTAAGAGTATGCCAAGAGTGAGAGATGAAAGCTAGTTGAAATTCCGCAGATCAGCTTGTTTAGATCATAAGTATTATTTTGATATTTGTATCCCTACTACTGTTTTCTTTCAGTATTGCATATCTGCAAGTTCTAATAAAgtgatttattgtcatttaacacaGGTGCCGTGCTTCCCTGTTTATGAATACATATGCAAATGCTGAgctgaatcagaaaagaacacagaataaatttttaaataatttttgttaCATCTACCAAGTACCAAAGGTAAGATGTGAACTAAAGTCTGTTCTTCTCAGACTGGAAATATTCTGGAGAAGTACTTTGATGAGAAATCTGGCCAATATTTAAACTCATCTAGGGAACAGATGGCCTGGTCACTTGTACTCGatggccactttatcagataACACCCGTACATCTGtgctttaatgcaaatatctaatcagccaatcatggggcagcaactcaatgacgcagacatggtcaagaggctcaatTGTTGTtcaaatcaaacatcagaatggaggagaaatgtgatctaagtgaccttgaccatggaatgattattggtgctagACAGGGTGGTATGAATATCttaggaactgctgatctcctgggattttcaaacacagcagtctatagagtttacagagaatggtgcaaaaaacaaaaaaatctacTGAGCAAAAACCGCctagttaatgagagaagtcaaaagaaaaatggccagactggatcaagctgacaggaagacaacagtaactcaaatatcaCTCATTACAAGCTTGGTgcgcagaagaacatctctgaatgcactacATGTCGAGCCATGAAGATTATGGGCTttggcagcagaagaccacgaacatacactcagtggccactctattaggtacaggagcattCCAGTGCTGTTTGTTAGATTGTATTTTTCACCAAATTTCCTGTTACATTTACTTCATTACAAGAGCAACTGCATgctgtttattttttgttttaggATGTGGGCGCTGCTGGCAAATACAGCATTTACTGCCCATCCCCATTGTGCTTaagaaggtggtggtggtgaCTGCCTTCTTGACCCACAGCAGTACATCCAGTGAAGGAACTCCCACAGTACTGCCAGGCAGGGAGTTGTGGAGTTTAGACCCACTGACATCTCCTGGTCAGGTGAATTGGAGTGGAACCTGGAGATGGTGTTAGCCAAGGCCCCTATGCTCTTTCATCATTCTTATTAATAGATTTGGTAGGTGCTGCTGGAGCAGCTTAGAccagggttcccaaactttttttatgccatggacctctaccgttaaccgaggggtccatgggAACCCCTGGCTTAGACAAATAACTTTGCACTCTTTGCAACATACTGGAAGGGAGAATGACAGCCAATAGGCGGGCAACCAAGCAAAAGGCTGAATGGTATGAAGTCAAGCTCATTAGAGTTCAACTCAATCAAGAAAATGGAGTATCTTCATCAAATTTAATATAAAGTACTTCCCAACAGGATGTCATGAACGTTGATGTATTACTAAAAAGATTTTCTTTCTAGATGCTCAAGAAATCTAAAGTCTACCCTGTATAGCTGAGTGTGCCTGAGAAGCTGGCCAGCTCTAATGTGCTTCAGGGACCTGAGAATGCACTAAACACCACATTCTCCTCTGGTGATCACAGGGGCCcaattattcctctccacagctcCAACCTCATCTGCCTTGTCTGAGGCTTTCTCCAAGAAATTCAGGCAAGAAGCTTTGTCAAAATGCAACAAGCAGATTGTCTGACCCCAAGCAGCCATCATCATTTTATGCCatatcatatgacatcatcattatgtactgtgtCACATGACATCATCattgtgccatgtcgtatgacataggcaatcatggttgaccatgattgttcttcgcAAATTTTTCTAGTTGTTTTTTAAGCAGCATAGAATTATATCAGAATGACAATCCATTCATTCCAACTGTGCTCTCACAGTGCACATGAGATCTTCCCACCCTGCTTCACTGCATTCACCCTCCATTCCTTACACTGTCATGCCCTTCTCCAGCTTTAGAGTATTACTCCTACACAACTCACCTAAACCCTTCTTGTGGTTCCACTAAGTCCAGGTTTCTCATACAAATCCTTCCTGAATTTATCAGCGGCAACCTCGTCTTTATCCACTTTACAAGAAGGGGTAACGTGGGGTGAAATTTTCTGAGTACAAGCCTGTAACAAACCAATGGCTGATTGCACTGAACACATCCACGTACATCAAATTTCTATGACTGTACTGTACATACAATATGCTTAGAATACACCCACATCTGACCTCTTACCTTGCCCTTGTAGGCTTTAggctggggttgggggggggggggagagggataaATCACATGCCACTTCACATCTGGCCCCTCAGTCTCTCACCGGCAACTCCTGATCCATCGTCCATGAGCCTACTAATGCGAATGCATTGTAGACCTTACTCTGAAAAGGAAAGCTATTTTTAAACTTTACTgtaattaatattattattaatttaatgACAATTTAATTGGTTTAATTTTTAAACACCTTTCAATGACTGAGGATCTGGGTCATCTACAAATGGTGGAGAAGGCTTTTATCTGTTCAGGTTGTCCGAGGCCCTTCCCAGCGATCTGCTGTCTAGGCCTACCCCTCTGTCGCTTGTGGCCGAGCTGCAGCTCGCAGACTGTGCTGCCTTGCAGTGGGATCGCAACTGCGAAAGTGGCGGCAGCGAGGCTGCAGATGTCTACTATGCTCACAAAAGGGGAATACAGAGAGCAGGCTGGACTGTGCATAACCTGACCCACCTGCTTTTCCAAACCCTTTCACAACACTGAATCCATGTTTAACACCATCAAGCTTGTATTTACCAGTGAAGAGTGTGCTAGCCTTTCCCCTCaaaatatccttgtaaatggtttttttttgtgtgtgaaacCAAAAACTATAGTTATTCGGCACATAAAAAGGCCCCTCAACCCAACTGGTCCACACCGACCAAGGATTTCCATCTAAGCTAGTCAGATTTGCCCACTTttagcccatttccctctaagccagggattcccaaccttttctttgccatggaccaataccattaagcacggggtcaggttgagaaccccttcTCTAACcctttctcatccatgtacctgaccaGGTACATTTAAATACTGTTAAAACACCTGCCCCAACCATTTCTCTGCTGACTCATTCTATATACTGAAAGCCCCCGGgttaaaaagttgcccctcatgcCCTTATTAGACCTGTCCCCTTTTTGTAATTGTCCTACTTACTTCCCTCCGCTATTTGTGAGATTAAGCTTGGGCACAAAGCCTGACCTAACCAACTTTGACACATTTGCAAATCACTGCTTTCCAATACTAATCATCTAGAATAACACCCAGGGCTGTGCTCCGGTTAACCCTTTTCTTGAAAAGCCCGAAGCAAGGTGACCAATACTCAACGAGTGCAGAGCAGAAACAGGACAAGCGAGGAAGATTCCCTGCTCCCCGATTCAGGTATTTTAGACCTGACTCCACACAGATCTTTATGTGGGTTATTAATATCTCTGCATTGTTCAGGGACTCCAAAATATCACGGGCCATTATTTGTACTTTTAGTTCTGTGGTATAGGGTAGGTTTATATTTCAATGCAGCAACTTAAGCATGTCACCTTCATACTGTAGTACAAAGGACTGCTGCTGTATACTGTGTCCTTATGACACAGAAGGAAGCCACTCTGGCCCTCTAGTCAATGTTAgctaacagagtgatcccacaaccCACTAATTTTCCCAGTATCCTACTTCCACTACACGCCCAACACTCAACAGCCCCCAGATTCGATCACTCACCAGCACACCAGCATTGAATTACAGAGGCCAATTGAACTATCAACCCACATGACttcagagcacctgaaggaaacccaaacAGGCACagagaaaacatgcaaactcctcacagaaagCATCAGAGGTCAAagctgaacccaggtcacctaaactgtgaggcagcagctcttaTCAGTTGCACCTCCTCTAGCTACAACAGCACTGTATATTCTGAATTCTCTTTTCTTTGAACTACCCTATGATGGTGTGATTTGACTGGAAGGCTTAGAAACAAAGACTTCTCACTacatctcggtacatgtgacaataataaaccatatCAATACCCCaagttcttttaaaaaaaaggctaACCCTACTGGCTAATATTTATTCTTGAGCATCTCGGGAACAGATTTTCTTTCCAGTATCTGTCTACAGTTTGTGAATGGTACATTAGCTGGAGTGGTACAGATTAATATGTGGAGCCCTGGATAGAAAAAGTGACTTGGGCTGTTTGAGGCTCAGATAATCAGGGGCTCACTGTGAACTACGAACGGATGAGATCAGTGCAGGGAAGCATTAAGATGGTGGGTTGAGATGCAATAGTGCTGAAAAAAAATAGCAGGGCTTTGGTTAGATTGATGGGCTGCGATTGAATGGAGGTGCAAGTCAGTATTTGAAGGGAGACGGGTTTTAAAGTTGGGATCTGTATGGGTGAGAGGTGAAGATGGTAAGATTCGCTGACATAAATGAAACGCTGTTATTGCTGATGAAGGTCAACCACAAGTTTGTATTTCAAGACTACAGAATGCACAAGAAAATCACCATGTTAAGGAAACAGAAGCAATGTCAGttgtaaaattaaaataaacacaacATGAAAGAGTTCAGGCAGCCAGAGAAACCACCAGTACTATCACACATGACCAGAGTGAGAAACAAAGGTCAAATGCACAAAAGGGCAGATGCCACCAATCCTGCATCATCAATGTCCGAAGCTGACACAAATCACACTTCACAACCAGTAGactggactttagcaaagcaccAGAGAAAAACAGTGATAACTGACAGGACAGACTTGGTCATGTGACCATAATCAAAATCAAATCACAGACGAGGagtttttctccctctctctccatgacCAGTTACAATGATAGGGAATACACCAACTCTACGACTGCAAAATTGAATAGAGTTGTAGGACTAGGGTCAGGAACAGGCTGTGTACACTGATAGTGAATCACTGCAGACAATCTGTCATTGTGTCCTGGtggtggagaaaaaaaaatgctaAGAGTGGTTGATGGGATGCCAATCAAATGAATATCAGACGAATAAGAGGGGAGAGTAGGAAAGCAGACTCCATAGCTTTGGGTACCTGGTAGCACCACACTCAATGGCAGGACAAAGGAATCCACAATGAGCAAGAGGCCAGAGCTGAACGGATAGTATCTGGACATCGAGGGCAAGAGAGATAGTAAGAGGCAAGGCTGTGGGAGGAATTGGACAGGGTAACAGTAACTCCCACGTGTGCAGTAAGCATCAGCAAGGCCTTGAAAATCAATGGCATTGGGACTCTCACAGTCTTTGTTCAGAAAACTGAAACGAACTTTTAAgcatttttgaaagaaaaataattatttttgagTGAACGTGTGTGAGCAATTACAATTACATAAGTACTGTTGCTTCTGGACATTTGCACAAACATGTTCAACTACTGATCTTCTACTACTAGTTAACTTTAAGTGATGCTATGGTAGCGCAGTGGTTGGAGTGACGCTATTACTCGGGGCTTTTTGGAATTCGATTctggtgccattctgtaaggagtctctatacGTCCTTTTCGTGGAATGAGtgggggctctggtttcctcccacagtccaaagtctaaCCGCGtcggttagttggtcattgtaaaattatCCTGTAATTAAGGGTTGTAGGGGTGGCACAGCTcacgctgtatcgctaaataggtaaataaacaagcaaactcAATCAATGGGTACAATGGTGGCAATGGTACATCAGATGTACTGCAGTGCAAACCATCTCATGGTCGTTCATGCACTTAACAATCAAGATGCACATTACTCAAACGTAAAGGATGGAGAATCACACAGAtaacaccccttcccctctgccaccaggttcttgaaccaacttgaAGATCCCCAATTCTACCGCGCACTATACGTCCCTCAACTTGATCAGAATTGTTACATCTATTATGTATTTGGTCTTGTGAATTATGcacaatttatgttaatttaattgtatgGGATTTATGTTTGTCGTAATTATAATGTACTACGCTGCTAGAGCACAAAGcaaattttcatggcatttatacatGGGCTATGTATGCCCATGGCACTAAACTCGAACTTGCTTAAAAAGAATTCAACATTCCTAATCTTTTCTTGATGTGGTTTCTTATGTATAAATAGGGTTATTTGGTTGAAGAAAGAGGGAGAACCAAGGGCATGGCTTTATTTGGCTGTGGTTTGGATTGTTCGTGATTGTCTACACATCACACTACTTTGCTCGGCCAGTTTAGAGGGCAATTATGTTTTAACTGAGGCCAGAGTCAGATACTTAAGCAAGCTTCCTGTAGTTTTTCAACAACAATCCAACAACTCCAGGTTCATTCTTGATTTAAACTAATTGCAAACTTTTGAAATTGAACTCAGTTTCTCAAACTGAGATATGAACCTTTCACTCAGACTTCCAGATTGCTGCCCCAGTATTTTTACAGTTACTACTCTAAACTTTTGAATTccagaaagaaaactctgatttaCCCACTGCCCATTTCTTAAGGTTTAATAGAGGGTAATCAGCTCCGTATCTATATATAAATGGTAAATATATAATTATTGTGCACTTGTATGACTCCACATCATCACATGGGCCCCTCCCTTGTCCTTCATGCTTATTGTCACTCCAGTGACACCATAGCCACAGATTCTGCACAAGAACTGCATCTTCACAAGTGTAATCATCCTCAAAtcggaaaaaaaattatcaaaggTATTCTCCTCACCTGGGTGTGTGGGGAGAATTCAGACAAGCACAATTAATATGAAGCAATCATATATACAATGCTAATGGGACAAAGGCCACCATATTCATTTCAAAAAGGAGACTGAACCTGAGGGAAAGCTAAAATCTTTCTCTCAAGTCTGATTTAGAAATCCATTCCTGAGAAGTAACATCAGAATTCCCAATTGCTGCAGAATTTACCTCCCAATCATTTCCCCTTCCCAGTACCCGAGTATACTTCAGTGACCACTTCTCATCTATACATGCAATGGATCCAATCCTGTCATGATCCATTTTCACTTAAAACATCCTTTCACCCTAAATTAAAATCAAAATTTGTGCACTCACATTGCTCGATCAAAATCGATGTAAACAGATTGGTTAAGGATTCTCTTACATCTCTGGAGTATGAATGAAACAGTTTACGCCAAAGATAATGACAATCCAGTGTTTAAGCAGTAATCATGGATCTAAAAGAGATTTACAGCAGCCATGCTGTGTAAGTTGGTTCTTTTAGAAGGGATCTTGTTCATATTGTGTACAATAACAAAAATCCCTTCCATACTTAAAAGTCAGATACAATGCTTATTGCCCTTGAAAATAACACGTTTATCTGCACTTGCCAAAGTTAGCATGAAAATGTTGAACCAATTACGACCTGTTAAAGGAAAGTGTAAATTAAAGCAACCATTTACTCAATTAATCAAATTCTGTTGTGCTCTGTACAACACCAAACATAATGCACTAAGTACACCACACAGCTTCATGGATCTCCTGGAAAATAAGCAGTTAAAAAAGGCATTGATTGGATTCTCAAGAGTCCACAAGTGGGACGTGCCCAGTCTACTTTCTGTCCAGGTGGGCATGTAGTTCTGCTTCCAGTGCCATCTTGTCAAAGGTCCTTGTGTTTATTTCCACCCGCACCTTATCCCGGATTTGGAAGGACGCTCTGGCCAGCGAGCGAGAGTTCTCCAGTGCAATCTGTCTCTCTCTGAAGATCCTCTCGCTCTTTTCTGACTTCTTGGCTATTGAATGCTGTATTTCCCTCCGCttatactcctcctcctcctccaccttcaGCTTGTTGCGTCTGTGGATTCTCTCCTTCTCTGTCCTGCTTTGCACAGCCTTGCGAGATATCTGGTTGATCTTCTCCTGAGCCACCTGTGTGGCGTGCTGCAGTTTCTTCTCCGTGGCTCGGGCCAGGCTCTCCAGGTGCTCCCTGTGCTCTTTCTCCTGCTGTTCCAATGCTATCCGTGCCCGTTGCATCTGCAGTTCCTCCCGGCTGGCCCTCTCCTTCAGCTGCCGGTTCCTCTTTTCCATCAGCTGCTCGTAGTTTTCCTGAGACTTGGCCAGCTTTCGCTCCAAGCTCTTCTTCAGCATCTTCCTCTCCATTTCCATCTCCTTGGCAATCTCCTTCAAGGCCGCCTCGTGCTTCAGCTTCTCCACCATGTTAGCCAACTTCTTCTCGTGCAGCTGCttctcctccctctccacctTCTTCTGCTTGGCCAGGGTTAACTTCTGGTGAAGCAGCTGGTCTTTGAACTCAAGGTCCATCTTCACCTCCACCTCCTTGGTCCTGAGCTGCTCCTGCTGGTGCATCTTCCTCTCCCGAGCCTCCAGCTTGGCGTTCTCTAGCCTGCCTCTCCGCTGTTGCTCCTGGCTGTCTGCCAGCAACCTCCACTTCTCCTCCTGCAGCATGGACTGATGCTCCTTGAGCAAGGCTACCTCTTTCTGCTCCTGGCTCATCTTGGCCCTGCGCGCCTCCAGCCTGTACTCCCACATCCTGTGGCACTGCAGCAGGGCCCgctgcctctccctctcctccacctccctccGCGTGGCTTCCCTCTTCTTGTGCGTCTCCCACTCCACGTGAGCCCGGTAGCTCTGGCTGCTCATCAGTGCCTCCTCCTGGTGCCTGGCCAGCATGAGGGCAGCTATCTTCCTGTCCCTCTCAGACACTTCTCCATGTCCGCCCCTCTTCACCTCCTTCGCCAACTTGGCCACCTTCTTGGCTGTCTGCGGAGACTGGGAGAGGTCCCCAAGGCTGAGGCTCTTCCCAATGGCAGATGGTATTCCAATCAGGTCTCTTCCTCTAGGGCTTTCCTTCAGCCAACGGCTCCTGACCTTACAGGTGTCACTACTGAAGGAGGAAGACGCCCCAGAGTCAGAGGAGGTTGCATTGGAGCTGGCATCCTTCTTCTTCTGCAAAGACTCCATTGAGTAGCTCTTGCACCTGCTCATATCCAATGCAGGTGTCTTTTTAGTCATGGGAGCCGGGGATGACGGCAAGCTGTTCCTGGCCGGCCCAcatttcctcctcctctccagccTGATAATCCTTTCCCGTTCCTCCCTGCAGTCCCTCAGCTTCCTGCGCCTCTCCTTCTCGTACACCTCGTAGAGACCAGCCGCCACCCTCATCGACCTGGCCGGGGCTTCCTTGGCGAACTCGTTGACCGATTTGTGCAGCAACTCCACCGGCTTCACCCCGCACCTCGCACACGCCTCCAGCGACCGGGGGCTGGTCAGCACGTACCGGCTGCCCTCGGCTTCGGCACTGTTGAAGTTGTCCAGATCCAGGTGCAACAGCGGCGACTCCTGCCTCAGCACCGCCGCCGCGTCCAAGCCACCCCCGCTCACCGGCTCCCCGCCTCCAACAGCTCCGTCCGCCGGCGCCTGTCCGGTTCCGTTCCCGGCAGGGTCCACCATCCTCCGTTCTCACCGTTGTGCCTACAACCAGGCTGCCGTTCAGATGGGAAGAGATTGCGGACGCACGCCCCAGCACCATCGCACATCAGCGCGTCTCCCGAGATAATTTATTCACCGATTATATAACTTTACCATCGTGCGTAATGCAAGTAAGAGATTGCAACCCAGGCTACACACAGTTGCAATGCACTTTAACAAATTCAACAACTATCTCTTATATATAATTGCCGAGGCACCTACTGCATCTATCCGCTCCCACCGCCCTGGCGGTAGATCAAATGGTGCAGGATTTTTCCTAGATCAGTGCAATGTAACCTCAGAAAGCATCCGCCGGCGAAATGCAACCGGATAAAATGATCCTCGGCGCCGCAGGGTGAAGGCTGACCTTGGGGCGATACAGTGGAAGGGGAAGGGTCCGCCTTTTGTTGCCGCTGGTACGCGAGAAAGCCGCCGACTCCCAAACCGTACGGCTGCTTTTGTTGGTGGATGCTCGATCGCACTCCGTACCAGTCCCTGAGCTCATCTCCGTCTTTGCTGCTCGTCCGCCCGGTTAACCCTTCGCCTGCGGGCGTCTCCTTGCAATGCTGATCTAACTTGTGCGCGATCGACCACGGCTGTACTCCTCCCCACACCCATCCATAATCCTCACCACCACCTCTCCCCCATCCTCCTACACTgcagccctccccctccctctccctctccctctccgttgTTCCCTCTTCACCCAACCACCTGCCTCCCATTACCTCCATTCTCTTTAGAGAGGATCcagcagcggggggggggggggggggggggcaacggGACCTACCCTTACAAGGAGAGATTAGTAAGGCTGGGGTAGTTTTCTTTGGAGAAGGTTGATGACAGTTCTGATGGAAGATGAAATATCTTAGGAGATCAAACTGAAGCTAATAGGAGGAAAAGTTATTAATTTTGCAGATCACACTGAAGTAGGTTGTGTAAACAGTGAAGCGGAATATCAAGAAATAGGAAATCAAGATAAGAAATAGAAACAAGAGTGGGTCATCCCtcctgagcctgctctgccattcggtaagaccatggctgatctgaccagctGCTCAGTTCCACTTACCTGGCACTTCTCCAGATCCCTTAGTTCCCCTCCTATGCAAAAACCTAACTGTGTCTTGAATATGTTTAATTATAATCATAACCTCTACTGCATCCATGGGTAGAGAAGTCCACATGTTCACTGCTCCCCGAGAAAAGTGATTTCTCTTCACTTCTGTCCTAAATCCATTCCTGGCCTATCtagaggcaatgtcccctagttctattcCCACTGGTGGAAACAATTTTCTTGCCTATAGCTTaatctatccttttcataatcTTATATTTCTATAAgctcccctttcatccttctgaattcaggTGAgtgtagtcccaggtgactcaatctctcctcattggcTAACCCCTCATCTTCAGAATCAACCCAGTGAGCCTTCTTTGTTTCACTTCCAAAgcctttcctcaagtaaggagaccagaactgcatgcagtactccaggtgcagccccaccagtaccctgtacagtggcAACATACCTCCCTTGCTTGTAAATTccatccctctagcaatgaagggcgacttcccatttgccttcttgatgtcctgttgcacctgcaaacaaTCTGTCGTGATTCGTGCGCAAGCACTCCCAAGTGCCTCCGCACAACAGcagcatttaaataataatctgatcttctagTTTTCCTTCCAGAGCGACCTCACATTCGTCAacgttgtactccatctgccggaCCCTAGCCCAGTCACGTAATTCCCTCAAGTGCAGTCACAGATAGAAAGGGAGGCAAAGAAGGCATTCGGTATGCTTGTCTTGATCACTTATACGTTATGTGACATGTCATATAAcatgggcgatcgtggtcttGACGATGTTTGCTCTTGGcgaatctttctacagaagtggtttgccattgccttcttctgggcagtgcctttacaagacgggtcaCCCCAGCcataatcaatactcttcagagattgtctgcctggcgtcaggtGTTCAGAGAACCAGGACATTGTGATATGCGCCAGCTGCTCATAaaatcatccaccacctgctcccatggtgtcACATGATTCTGCTCAGTGGTGCGCGAGGGTTTGGCTgggcagatgctacaccttgcccaaggctgCAAGCTAACGGAGGAAAGGAGCCCCTTACGCCATCCTCTAGTCTTCATCAGCCAG contains these protein-coding regions:
- the ccdc177 gene encoding coiled-coil domain-containing protein 177, with protein sequence MVDPAGNGTGQAPADGAVGGGEPVSGGGLDAAAVLRQESPLLHLDLDNFNSAEAEGSRYVLTSPRSLEACARCGVKPVELLHKSVNEFAKEAPARSMRVAAGLYEVYEKERRRKLRDCREERERIIRLERRRKCGPARNSLPSSPAPMTKKTPALDMSRCKSYSMESLQKKKDASSNATSSDSGASSSFSSDTCKVRSRWLKESPRGRDLIGIPSAIGKSLSLGDLSQSPQTAKKVAKLAKEVKRGGHGEVSERDRKIAALMLARHQEEALMSSQSYRAHVEWETHKKREATRREVEERERQRALLQCHRMWEYRLEARRAKMSQEQKEVALLKEHQSMLQEEKWRLLADSQEQQRRGRLENAKLEARERKMHQQEQLRTKEVEVKMDLEFKDQLLHQKLTLAKQKKVEREEKQLHEKKLANMVEKLKHEAALKEIAKEMEMERKMLKKSLERKLAKSQENYEQLMEKRNRQLKERASREELQMQRARIALEQQEKEHREHLESLARATEKKLQHATQVAQEKINQISRKAVQSRTEKERIHRRNKLKVEEEEEYKRREIQHSIAKKSEKSERIFRERQIALENSRSLARASFQIRDKVRVEINTRTFDKMALEAELHAHLDRK